A stretch of DNA from Cannabis sativa cultivar Pink pepper isolate KNU-18-1 chromosome X, ASM2916894v1, whole genome shotgun sequence:
ATTGAGTCCATTAGGTACACAGACTTGACAGAGATTGTAGTGGGATCTTGGTCATGGGACGTACACAAATAAGTGCAACAGTTTTGCACTCGATTTTCCGAGAGAAGACATTTGGAGCATCTGGAAATGTGAGAAATGTTTGTGCTTGTCACTGGTAAAAAATGTATATGTTAATGAGAAGTCAAGGTAGTTAGGTGTGTTATAATTCTGCAGTCTTTATCTGATTTCTCCTATTTTTTGGGGTCTTAAAGGACACTTCTAATGAAAAAAGAGTTCTGGAAAGAAGGTATTGGGCACTTGTCATTGGATCTCCGAGACATCCAAAGGGTTTAGTTTCAGCTCCATTGGGAAAGGTTAGCTGTTGAATGTTTTCTGAAAATGTTGACCTTTGAGCTTTTGTATTGATTTTTGTCTTTTCTATTGTCATTTTACTGCTGAATCATTCTCATTATTTAGACAGCACTTCCCTGATACGATAAAATGCATTTTGCTTTCCAATTGGTCATGGGGACCTTACTAGCAATTTGCTAGAGTTTCCTACCTCCCACAGACTGTAGGGCTCAATAGAGAGAATTAATACATTAAAAGAGTGGAAAAAGGAAAGCATAAAAGAATAAATGCattttcttattagtatatTGCATTAGCTAATGCTCATCAGTTGGATGTCAAGATAGCCAATACTTGATGGAGGATTGCAAGTAACAGATGACAGTTTTCCTCTTATGAACTTATTCACGTGTTGCATTTACTGAAGTTTTTAAATGGGTTCTTTTCAGGTGGTGGTGGACAACGGAAAGTCCGAGCGAATTACAGTTGTGAACAATTCACAAAGTTTGTCATCTCAGCATGCAGTTACGAAGTATAAAGTGATCGGATCATCATCTCAAGGTTAGGATACAAactttattcaaatttaaaacatGATTGTTATATAGCCTTTAGGAAACTAGATCAGAAGCAATAGTAACTAAAACTCACGTAGTTAAAGCTGTTTTGAATGATGGTGTAGGAAATTGGCTCAGAAACAGTAGTAGACTATAAGTTAATATACTAACAACATTTATCATATAACTAGTATTCTTCTAATGCCAGAGTTCATTATGCAGGTTACACGTGGTTAGAGCTCTCTCCTCTTACGGGTAGAAAGCACCAGGTATAAATCACAACTCGGTAATAATCTTGATGACTGACTGCAAACTTTTTCCATTGGTTACTGACTTATGTTTccccataacaacttaaatcatGTGCGGATACCACAGCTTCGTGTTCATTGTGCTGAGGTTTTGGGGACACCAATAGTTGGAGACTACAAATATGGTTGGCAGGCTCACAGAAACTTGAAGCCTTTaagtttgtctaatgttgagaGCCAACATGAAGAGTTGCCAAAGAGGAAAAACCTCCCGTTTGGCATTAACATGCACAATGGAAGTATTTCAGAGAAACATCCTCGACTACATCTTCACTGTAAACAAATGGTTTTGCCAAACATAACTCAAGTTTTGCAAAATCTGGGACAGTATTCAGACTATGATCTTTCACAACTAGAAAGCCTCAAACTGGATGCTCCTATGCCTTCCTACATGGAAAGAAGTTGGAATATCACGAATTCCTAAGCTACGGTAGGTTGTATAATGTTAGGTGTGGTGGTGTATCATAAGTTGGGATGCCCCACAGACTAGCAAAATGGTTCTGGTAAGTCCTATACTTATTCTCTATTAGGTATGTTTGCAAGGCAGATTCCTCATTTGAAGTCGAGTAATCTTTTGGTTTTTCACACATGACATTGAGCCAAACCAAATTGTGACCAAATTAAATCCGAGGTGAAGACAAGAAAGACAGATGCTTCATTCATTTCTTTCTGTGGCAACCATAATACATGTTAGGCATATTTCATCATTAGTTCCAAATTTCATGGTTTCTTGACAAAATGATCCTCAATTTTTATACCCCAGATTCAATTTATGTGAAGCCGTACTCTTGGGACAATAATCTATGAGTATTCTTGGCACCATAGCTAATCTCTCtgagaatttaaatttaaatttaaatctatGAGCATTCTGATCGCACGTTGATAAGTTTAAATTAATGTGAACTTAAACTATACTAATAAccattgtttttgtttttgtttatgtttttcatttttacgaACAAAGTTTCATTTGATTGGCTACACTTGTATTCCTTTCATATGATCAAGCTGTTTTATTATTACTATCATGAAATACCTAGATCATCCttaacaaaagaaagaaaaaccctaAATGATCATCATTCATTTCCACTTGTCATTTGATGGTTGActttatttaatttcatttgctaatttttttttcttactattAGTAGCTGCCACTTGATTTTCGAcgttacaaataaatatataatgcaaGTCCTGTTTATTTATTGGTAAATTATTCATATGCGTTTCACCACTTGTTTGAAAGGAAAGTTCTTTGGGACAAGCTTTCTAGTTTCAGCTATTTGACCAAATGGTGTGTGCTTGGGGATTTTAATGCTATGTTTAATTATCAAGACAGAGCTAGTGAGGTTTTTGATGCTCAAAATTGGTTGGCCAGGTTCAGTGGAATACTACCGGGAAGGACCATTTTGGATCCTCTGCTGGAAAACTGACACTCATTAAGTAAGTTCTAGGGGGTCATTAGAGGACTTGCCTAAGAATTCTTTTTTCTATTGCTGAAGAGCGTAgatagactttttatttttttggtctAATTGGGAAACTGTGAAAAAGCCTTTAAACAAGGGTGGTCTAAAGGCTTAACTTTTGGCAGAATTTTTAACTTCCATAATTTCCTCTTCCACAAAACTAGCTGACTATCATCATATTGATGAAGCTCTCGCCTCAATTTAGCTGCCATTAGATACCCACTTTTATCAGAGTATTCATCATTTTTGCTGTAATGCTACAAAATTTTATCGTCCAGCTCCCCTCTTGTATAAGGCATCTTTAGTATCATTTCAGCATCCTCA
This window harbors:
- the LOC115702975 gene encoding RNA pseudouridine synthase 4, mitochondrial; the encoded protein is MANPNPLRHLLLRWPSNAADLCSTRVCNSGINNWRSRYSTATPESFAQDEKPDEKNDTNWFTLPPYTDTVNGAALGKEIAGRWSESRKDAIKDSKTQESATDVASTTALKWILRCCPELPRSLVQKLFRLRQVRRESSNIEDSDSSAQLQKPRLKRVTAKDSMNLGDRIFLPVTVKEVPVEKKELHCNGEEVNFIRSLELYKDPAIIVVNKPPGMPVQGGIGIKTSLDELAITCLSYDCSESPRLVHRLDRDCSGILVMGRTQISATVLHSIFREKTFGASGNDTSNEKRVLERRYWALVIGSPRHPKGLVSAPLGKVVVDNGKSERITVVNNSQSLSSQHAVTKYKVIGSSSQGYTWLELSPLTGRKHQLRVHCAEVLGTPIVGDYKYGWQAHRNLKPLSLSNVESQHEELPKRKNLPFGINMHNGSISEKHPRLHLHCKQMVLPNITQVLQNLGQYSDYDLSQLESLKLDAPMPSYMERSWNITNS